One genomic region from Spirulina subsalsa PCC 9445 encodes:
- the rplY gene encoding 50S ribosomal protein L25: MSAPTIECKTRPEGSKPNALRREGLLPANIYGHNVPESLSLVVDAKDAETLLRTAVVNKTVVEVNIPEQSWQGSALIREVQAHPWKGNLYHVSFFAVDPAKL, translated from the coding sequence ATGTCCGCACCAACGATTGAATGTAAAACCAGACCCGAAGGCAGTAAGCCCAATGCTTTGCGCCGTGAGGGTCTTCTCCCAGCCAATATCTACGGTCATAATGTCCCAGAGTCTCTGTCTTTAGTGGTCGATGCCAAAGACGCAGAAACCCTGCTGAGAACGGCTGTAGTGAATAAAACGGTTGTCGAAGTTAATATTCCCGAACAGTCTTGGCAAGGGAGCGCCTTAATTCGGGAAGTGCAAGCTCACCCTTGGAAAGGGAATCTCTATCATGTGAGCTTCTTTGCGGTTGACCCCGCGAAGCTGTAA
- a CDS encoding ATP-dependent Clp protease proteolytic subunit has protein sequence MPIGVPRVPYQMPGQPYSDWINIYDRLYRERIIFIGRGINDGLANQVIAIMLYLDSEDSGKPIYLYINSPGGSVTAGLAIYDTIQHIKSEVVTICVGLAASMGAFLLSSGTKGKRLALPHSRIMIHQPLGGIQGRRQATDIEIEAKEILRIKRQLNEIMAGHTGQPIEKIEKDTDRDFFMSPEEAREYGLIDKVIEDRSL, from the coding sequence ATGCCTATTGGTGTTCCCAGAGTTCCTTATCAAATGCCCGGTCAGCCTTATTCTGACTGGATTAATATTTACGACCGTCTCTACCGAGAACGCATTATTTTCATCGGTCGGGGAATTAATGACGGACTGGCGAATCAAGTGATTGCGATTATGCTTTACTTGGATTCGGAAGATTCGGGTAAGCCGATCTATCTCTATATCAATTCGCCGGGAGGGTCTGTTACGGCGGGATTGGCCATTTATGACACGATTCAGCACATTAAGTCGGAAGTGGTGACAATTTGTGTCGGTCTGGCGGCTTCGATGGGGGCTTTCTTGTTGTCATCGGGGACGAAGGGGAAACGGTTGGCGCTGCCCCATTCTCGGATTATGATTCACCAACCCCTCGGCGGTATCCAAGGTCGTCGGCAAGCGACGGATATTGAGATTGAGGCGAAGGAAATCCTCCGCATTAAACGACAACTCAATGAGATTATGGCGGGTCATACCGGACAACCGATTGAGAAAATCGAGAAGGATACGGATCGGGATTTCTTTATGTCTCCTGAAGAGGCGAGGGAGTATGGTCTGATTGATAAGGTGATTGAGGATCGTTCCCTTTAA
- a CDS encoding ATP-dependent Clp protease proteolytic subunit produces MDSPIQAVQAPYRGDAYYKTPPPDLPSLLLKERIVYLGLPLVSPDEYKEQMGLDVTELIIAQLLFLQFDDPDKPIYMYINSTGTSWYGGEAIGFETEAFAICDTMNYIKPPIHTICIGQAMGTAAMILAAGTKGYRASLPHSTIILHQPRQGTQGQASDIQIRAKEVLANKRAMLEIFAKTTGQPLERLERDTDRMLYMTPVQAQEYGIIDKVLESSSQLPTPVPATP; encoded by the coding sequence ATGGATTCACCTATTCAGGCTGTACAAGCTCCCTATCGAGGAGACGCATACTATAAAACCCCACCCCCTGACTTGCCCTCGTTGTTGCTCAAAGAGCGCATTGTTTATCTGGGATTGCCCCTCGTGTCACCGGATGAGTATAAAGAACAAATGGGGCTGGATGTGACAGAGTTAATCATTGCTCAACTCTTGTTCCTGCAATTTGATGATCCCGACAAGCCGATTTATATGTATATCAACTCAACCGGGACTTCTTGGTATGGAGGAGAGGCCATCGGCTTTGAAACGGAAGCCTTTGCCATCTGCGACACCATGAACTACATCAAGCCTCCTATCCATACCATCTGTATTGGTCAGGCAATGGGGACGGCGGCCATGATTCTGGCGGCTGGCACAAAGGGCTATCGTGCGAGTCTGCCCCACTCTACGATTATCCTCCACCAACCCCGTCAGGGGACTCAAGGCCAAGCCTCGGATATTCAAATCCGGGCGAAAGAGGTGTTGGCGAATAAACGGGCGATGCTGGAAATCTTTGCTAAAACGACGGGTCAACCTCTGGAACGATTGGAGCGGGATACTGACCGTATGCTCTATATGACCCCCGTTCAAGCCCAAGAATATGGGATCATCGATAAAGTGTTAGAAAGCAGTAGTCAACTGCCGACTCCTGTTCCGGCGACTCCTTAG
- a CDS encoding alpha/beta hydrolase, giving the protein MLAASYLSQLKQKAVALTIGTTALLATWGGAVSAAEVINFKYNALEIAVPTRALVDFVETGDLEPEVQSFLEQEVGTDFPNILRQILGAEIRVSPNFVRDTLGSSLGEFALLQIDKAINQGTLDTNVAALRDAIRGSVEANGMISLIDVIQRYPMQSVNVDLTGLQVTYDRVSRFLENIEPALRTARQFLQEMICECEPGSMLPGDGATLAVSPGGENCVSDTTLMVTERAKALSQESASVVE; this is encoded by the coding sequence ATGTTAGCTGCATCTTACCTATCCCAACTGAAACAGAAAGCAGTTGCTTTAACCATCGGCACCACGGCACTGCTAGCGACTTGGGGCGGTGCTGTTTCGGCGGCGGAGGTGATTAATTTTAAGTACAATGCGCTGGAAATTGCTGTGCCGACTCGGGCTTTGGTGGATTTTGTGGAGACGGGAGATTTAGAACCGGAGGTTCAGTCTTTTTTAGAGCAGGAAGTGGGAACGGATTTCCCCAACATTTTACGGCAAATTTTGGGGGCGGAAATTCGGGTGAGTCCCAATTTTGTCCGGGATACGTTGGGCAGTTCTTTAGGTGAATTTGCCTTGCTACAAATTGATAAGGCGATTAATCAAGGAACGCTAGACACCAATGTTGCAGCTTTGCGGGATGCCATTCGGGGGTCTGTGGAAGCCAATGGCATGATTTCCCTGATTGATGTGATTCAACGCTATCCGATGCAAAGCGTCAATGTAGATTTAACGGGATTACAGGTGACCTATGACCGGGTGAGCCGCTTTTTAGAGAATATTGAACCCGCACTGCGAACGGCTCGTCAGTTTTTGCAGGAGATGATTTGTGAGTGTGAACCGGGTTCAATGTTGCCGGGTGACGGGGCAACGTTGGCGGTGAGTCCGGGTGGTGAGAATTGTGTGAGTGACACTACTTTAATGGTGACTGAACGCGCTAAGGCTCTCTCTCAGGAGTCGGCCTCTGTGGTTGAATAA
- a CDS encoding alpha/beta hydrolase: MGVQAGKLAQGLSGRVRKALRWGGMCALGVGSSLLVAQVPSSAAQRVIITYGPLQQSVLVEDLERFVETGEMSSSVRFLVNLSGQDPENVRQVLDYKVGVNFLFLHNVLNTLPGEYLLFETGNFIHTKSRRANIQSLRAALVLSARENNEISILEFLQNYPTQDMYIDGVAVTRFSRQVSRFVDQFRGFVELPIAIIQDFLGGFLCDCD, translated from the coding sequence ATGGGTGTTCAAGCCGGAAAATTAGCCCAAGGATTGAGCGGGCGGGTGCGAAAAGCTCTCCGTTGGGGCGGGATGTGCGCGCTAGGGGTGGGGAGTAGCCTGTTGGTGGCACAAGTTCCTTCTTCGGCAGCACAACGGGTGATTATTACTTATGGACCGCTCCAGCAGTCGGTGTTGGTGGAGGATTTGGAACGGTTTGTGGAAACGGGGGAAATGTCGTCCTCGGTGCGTTTTTTGGTCAATCTGTCGGGACAGGATCCGGAGAATGTGCGCCAGGTGTTGGATTATAAGGTGGGGGTCAATTTCCTGTTTTTACATAATGTATTGAATACGTTGCCCGGGGAGTATCTGCTGTTTGAGACGGGCAATTTCATTCATACGAAGTCTCGCCGCGCTAATATCCAATCATTGCGGGCGGCGTTGGTGTTGTCGGCGCGTGAGAATAATGAGATCAGTATTTTGGAGTTTTTGCAAAATTACCCGACTCAAGATATGTACATTGATGGGGTGGCGGTGACTCGTTTTTCTCGCCAAGTGAGTCGTTTTGTGGATCAGTTTCGCGGGTTTGTAGAATTGCCGATTGCCATTATTCAGGACTTTTTGGGCGGTTTTTTATGTGACTGTGATTAG
- a CDS encoding helix-turn-helix domain-containing protein, whose translation MSEEKSSTPVALSDRELQIVELVASGLTNYEIAQKLEISKRTVDNHISNILTKTTTDNRVALVRWALQWGKVCLNDVNCCTLPAGNSSLSSEPESTP comes from the coding sequence ATGTCTGAGGAAAAATCATCCACACCCGTTGCTCTGTCAGACCGCGAACTTCAGATTGTCGAGCTAGTGGCGAGTGGCCTAACCAACTATGAAATCGCCCAAAAACTAGAAATTAGCAAACGCACCGTAGATAACCACATCAGCAACATCCTCACCAAAACCACCACAGATAATCGAGTGGCCCTAGTCCGTTGGGCATTACAGTGGGGGAAAGTTTGTCTCAACGATGTGAACTGTTGTACACTACCCGCCGGGAATAGCTCCCTCTCCAGCGAACCCGAAAGCACACCTTAA
- a CDS encoding carbohydrate kinase family protein, translating to MSNPRVICLGEILVDYLADQVGVSAEGVESWTRFLGGAPGNVACGLVKLGTPAALVGCVGRDEGGDLWRVLCEEVGVDSRGIQVHPSAPTRSVYVLRSPSGEREFIGFGGQPPDAFADAYLEANLLPTVLFAEAEYLVLGTLELAYPQTRSAIFHALELANEYHLKVFLDINWRPMFWLEPDSARARIAQLWNWVDFVKLSQEEAQWLFNTVDAGAIAHQLNSVEGVVVTGGGSDPIRYCLNDHEGSLTPFQVAVEDTTGAGDGFVAGLLHQLVQQGLKALNRPESVGEIITYAAAVGALVTTQRGALSGQPTDQQVGEFLRR from the coding sequence ATGAGCAATCCTCGTGTGATTTGTCTTGGGGAAATTTTAGTCGATTATTTGGCGGATCAGGTGGGGGTGTCGGCTGAGGGGGTGGAGTCTTGGACTCGGTTTCTGGGGGGTGCGCCTGGAAATGTGGCTTGTGGTTTGGTGAAGTTGGGGACTCCGGCGGCGTTGGTGGGTTGTGTGGGGCGTGATGAGGGGGGGGATTTGTGGCGGGTGTTGTGTGAGGAGGTGGGGGTGGATAGTCGAGGAATTCAGGTTCACCCTTCGGCTCCGACTCGTTCGGTTTATGTGTTGCGATCGCCTTCTGGAGAACGGGAGTTTATCGGGTTTGGGGGGCAGCCCCCAGATGCTTTTGCCGATGCCTATTTGGAGGCGAATCTCTTACCGACGGTGTTGTTTGCCGAGGCGGAATATTTGGTGTTAGGCACTTTAGAGTTAGCGTATCCTCAAACGCGCTCGGCTATTTTCCACGCGCTGGAGTTGGCGAATGAGTACCATTTAAAGGTGTTTCTAGATATTAATTGGCGGCCGATGTTTTGGCTGGAACCGGACAGCGCTCGCGCTCGCATCGCTCAACTTTGGAATTGGGTCGATTTTGTCAAGCTTTCCCAAGAGGAGGCGCAATGGTTATTTAATACGGTGGATGCAGGTGCGATCGCCCATCAGTTAAATTCTGTCGAAGGGGTTGTTGTCACTGGGGGCGGTAGTGATCCCATCCGTTACTGTTTAAATGATCATGAGGGCAGTCTCACCCCCTTTCAGGTTGCCGTAGAAGACACCACAGGGGCCGGGGATGGCTTTGTGGCCGGATTACTCCACCAACTGGTTCAACAGGGCTTAAAAGCCCTAAATCGCCCGGAATCCGTGGGCGAAATCATCACCTATGCCGCCGCCGTAGGAGCATTAGTGACCACCCAACGGGGCGCACTCTCTGGACAACCGACGGATCAGCAGGTGGGAGAGTTTTTGAGGAGATAA
- a CDS encoding EAL domain-containing response regulator, whose product MTIETTESRKANILIVDDTPDNLRFLAQTLEVRGYEVQCALSGALALRAAQLEPPDLILLDIKMPGMDGYDVCQQFKGLKETQDIPVIFISALDEVLDKVKAFQVGGVDYITKPFQEEEVLVRIENHLMLQSAKKEIYQLNLELEKRVQERTAELAQEIQQHQQTQQQLLHIALHDELTGLPNRSLLIERLKESLKTYKANPRQRFAVLFLDCDRFKVVNDSLGHSVGDRLLCAIASRLRCCLRLGDTLARLGGDEFTILLENIEQLEDVLLIVRSIQSELQYPFKLEHQDIFIDMSIGIAMVNEDYQQAEHLLRDADAAMYQAKRAGKSCYQVFQPEMYRNAVIRFQAERDLRHAIERQEFRVYYQPLISLTTGQLTGFEALVRWHHPERGLVSPGEFIDIAEETGFIVPIGFWVLREACAQFQSWQDTIAIPSDLTLSVNLSVKQFAQPNLLDWIDSILKQTTINPQQVKLEITESVILENTASVQGIFNKLHQRKILLAIDDFGTGYSSLSYLHRFPMDTLKIDRSFVNFMTQSPVNLGIVKTIINLAHQLGMSVVAEGIETEHQARTLQEMGCEEGQGFLFSKPLSVEAATQLLQQFPVLLQLHG is encoded by the coding sequence ATGACAATTGAGACGACCGAATCTCGAAAAGCGAATATTTTAATTGTTGATGATACCCCAGATAACTTACGATTTCTTGCCCAAACTTTAGAGGTCAGAGGCTATGAGGTTCAATGCGCGCTCTCGGGAGCGTTAGCGTTGCGTGCTGCTCAACTTGAACCGCCAGATTTAATTTTGTTAGATATTAAAATGCCGGGGATGGATGGGTATGACGTTTGTCAACAATTTAAAGGGTTAAAAGAAACCCAAGACATTCCGGTTATTTTTATTAGTGCGTTAGATGAAGTTTTAGATAAAGTCAAGGCTTTTCAAGTGGGGGGTGTTGATTATATTACTAAGCCTTTTCAAGAGGAAGAAGTCTTGGTAAGGATTGAAAATCACTTAATGTTACAATCAGCAAAAAAGGAAATTTATCAACTCAATCTAGAATTAGAAAAGCGGGTTCAAGAACGAACAGCAGAACTAGCCCAAGAAATTCAACAACACCAACAAACTCAACAACAATTACTTCATATTGCCTTACATGATGAGTTAACAGGACTCCCCAATCGCAGTTTATTAATTGAACGGTTGAAAGAGTCTTTAAAAACCTATAAAGCTAATCCCAGACAACGTTTTGCGGTGTTATTTTTGGATTGCGATCGCTTTAAGGTGGTCAATGACTCCCTAGGACACAGTGTAGGCGATCGCCTCCTCTGTGCCATTGCCTCCCGTCTACGCTGTTGTCTGCGTTTGGGAGATACCCTCGCTCGTTTGGGAGGAGATGAGTTTACCATTTTGCTAGAAAATATTGAACAACTCGAAGATGTTTTACTGATTGTTCGTTCAATTCAGTCCGAATTGCAATATCCCTTTAAGCTGGAACATCAAGACATTTTTATTGATATGAGTATTGGGATTGCAATGGTTAATGAAGACTATCAGCAAGCTGAGCATTTATTACGAGATGCTGACGCGGCTATGTATCAAGCAAAACGAGCCGGAAAGTCTTGTTATCAAGTATTTCAACCGGAAATGTACCGTAATGCTGTGATTCGTTTTCAAGCAGAACGCGACTTACGCCACGCCATTGAACGGCAAGAGTTTCGGGTGTATTATCAGCCCCTAATTTCTCTTACGACTGGTCAATTAACAGGTTTTGAAGCGCTCGTTCGTTGGCATCATCCTGAACGAGGATTAGTGTCTCCGGGGGAATTTATCGACATTGCAGAGGAAACTGGATTTATTGTCCCGATTGGCTTCTGGGTTTTGCGGGAAGCGTGCGCTCAGTTCCAATCTTGGCAAGATACAATTGCCATTCCTTCAGATTTAACCCTAAGTGTCAATCTTTCGGTGAAACAATTTGCTCAACCGAATTTATTAGATTGGATTGATAGTATTTTAAAACAAACAACTATTAATCCTCAACAAGTAAAGTTAGAAATCACCGAAAGCGTTATATTAGAAAATACGGCCTCAGTTCAAGGCATTTTTAATAAACTCCATCAACGCAAAATTTTATTAGCGATTGATGATTTTGGGACAGGTTATTCTTCCCTTAGTTATCTGCACCGTTTCCCGATGGATACCTTAAAAATTGACCGTTCTTTTGTTAATTTTATGACTCAAAGTCCGGTTAATTTAGGCATTGTTAAAACAATTATTAATCTGGCGCATCAACTGGGAATGAGTGTTGTCGCAGAAGGCATTGAAACGGAACACCAAGCCCGAACTTTACAGGAGATGGGGTGTGAAGAAGGGCAGGGGTTTTTATTCTCAAAACCTTTGTCTGTGGAAGCAGCAACGCAATTGCTCCAACAATTTCCCGTTTTGTTACAGCTTCATGGTTAG